In Chitinispirillales bacterium, the following proteins share a genomic window:
- a CDS encoding SH3 domain-containing protein, whose protein sequence is MTYLIKKKIIYLQFALLLFCPYVFADTVSNSNKITLYVLKNTVNLRQLPAIDSEIAGKGLFGERLTATRKKGQWYQVTNRRGVQVWVMEDLVG, encoded by the coding sequence ATGACATATTTAATTAAGAAAAAAATTATTTATTTACAATTTGCGCTGTTATTGTTTTGCCCGTATGTTTTTGCCGATACGGTTTCAAACAGTAATAAAATCACTTTATACGTTTTGAAAAATACCGTAAATCTAAGACAATTGCCTGCAATAGATTCGGAAATTGCAGGAAAAGGCTTATTCGGAGAACGTTTAACCGCTACAAGAAAAAAAGGACAATGGTATCAGGTTACAAATAGAAGAGGCGTTCAGGTTTGGGTGATGGAAGATTTGGTAGGAGA
- a CDS encoding PilN domain-containing protein: MIEKIEINLIPAEYITQERHFSADPATVISLIVSIVLSLAALIWSSFLSSGISRENEKIANIEREIEANKTIQTEIKTLETKQSEMRAKVNGLKSVNINRTKWVDAFELYASVLPENTWLTSIEEAEDETSVNVNGVTEADAEVGQIMSRLASSPLVSGVVLVEMKDAGNNGQLKNFSIKNSLVNNNGKTQGQ; encoded by the coding sequence ATGATAGAAAAAATAGAAATAAACCTTATTCCTGCGGAATATATAACTCAAGAAAGACATTTTTCGGCGGATCCGGCAACGGTAATTTCTTTAATTGTTTCAATTGTATTATCGCTTGCGGCGCTTATTTGGTCGTCTTTTCTCAGTTCGGGCATTTCGCGTGAAAACGAAAAAATCGCAAATATTGAAAGAGAAATTGAAGCCAACAAAACTATTCAAACCGAAATAAAAACACTTGAAACGAAACAAAGCGAAATGAGGGCGAAAGTTAACGGACTTAAATCGGTTAACATCAATCGCACAAAATGGGTCGACGCTTTTGAATTATACGCTTCCGTTCTTCCGGAAAATACTTGGCTTACCAGCATAGAAGAAGCGGAAGACGAAACTTCCGTAAATGTAAACGGCGTAACGGAAGCGGACGCCGAAGTCGGACAGATCATGAGCAGACTCGCAAGTTCTCCCCTTGTGAGCGGCGTGGTCTTAGTAGAGATGAAAGACGCCGGCAATAACGGACAATTAAAAAATTTTTCTATAAAAAATTCTTTAGTCAATAATAATGGAAAAACTCAGGGGCAATAA
- a CDS encoding type 4a pilus biogenesis protein PilO has product MADNIDLSDAKTQKIIAIILIGIIVVGLIGNFQIRVKHLELKALKTKSAQKTEELNKILVLKPQLEMMRIEVARLQHEMDSLESIFPRNPDVPNLITNITKISRALKISMTSFKPNGTLVKDYYVENYYDMSILGSYHSVGDFFASIANFDLLININKVNVRVSPTLVNELKYFVEKYKGSKGTDEMINSIQVVFRLTTYSSLQEAGK; this is encoded by the coding sequence ATGGCAGACAATATAGATTTAAGCGACGCTAAAACGCAAAAGATCATAGCGATAATCCTAATCGGGATTATTGTCGTCGGTCTTATCGGAAATTTCCAAATCCGCGTAAAACATCTAGAATTAAAAGCCTTAAAAACCAAGTCCGCCCAAAAAACCGAAGAACTGAATAAGATATTGGTTCTAAAACCGCAATTGGAGATGATGCGTATCGAAGTCGCCCGCCTTCAACATGAAATGGACTCGCTTGAATCAATATTTCCAAGAAATCCGGATGTCCCGAATCTCATTACAAATATTACAAAAATTTCAAGAGCGCTAAAAATTTCTATGACGAGTTTCAAACCTAACGGAACGCTTGTAAAAGATTACTATGTCGAAAATTATTACGACATGTCTATTTTGGGTTCTTATCACAGTGTCGGAGACTTCTTCGCCAGCATAGCAAACTTTGATTTGCTTATAAACATCAATAAAGTTAACGTTCGCGTAAGCCCTACTCTTGTGAATGAGTTAAAGTACTTTGTTGAAAAATATAAAGGTTCGAAAGGAACGGACGAAATGATAAACAGCATTCAAGTCGTTTTTAGATTAACGACATATTCATCTCTGCAAGAGGCGGGTAAATGA
- a CDS encoding pilus assembly protein PilM has product MFGNKGRSNYSVGLDVGNKYIKLVELRKDDDDLRLIAVGVKDLPEGVVSGGFVKDKDTFINAVKQLVRKCDPEITDVIVSMGTNGVLSDKIGFSYETLDNITEDILWEAKQRSPFDVDDITINYNILNDDEATKKLLILLVAAKNPGVCSYVDALYEAGLRPKIIDVSSYAFNNCYVKECELEEVPETLVLLDIGHQGSRFLFIKDGLYHSARDIGIGCDYILKTLQKQLKIDFGQATSIMFGQHVDKISLDDIQKALQFVYEEFTSGFDMAFSYYKKDSGDNSVEKIVICGGGVYAAGFTAYLSRHLGIEVTISDPFSFLKYDAELFNDADPSEFSALFSIATGLALRGV; this is encoded by the coding sequence TCGAATTAAGAAAAGACGACGACGATTTGCGTCTTATAGCCGTCGGGGTGAAAGATTTACCCGAAGGAGTCGTATCAGGCGGTTTTGTAAAAGATAAAGATACTTTTATCAATGCGGTAAAACAATTAGTACGTAAGTGCGATCCGGAAATAACAGACGTTATTGTTTCCATGGGAACCAACGGCGTATTAAGCGATAAAATAGGATTTTCTTACGAAACTTTAGACAACATAACGGAAGATATTCTTTGGGAAGCGAAACAAAGAAGTCCGTTTGACGTTGACGATATTACGATAAATTACAATATACTTAACGACGACGAAGCGACAAAGAAATTATTAATATTGCTTGTCGCCGCAAAAAATCCCGGAGTGTGCTCATACGTGGACGCCTTATATGAAGCCGGACTTCGTCCGAAAATCATAGACGTAAGTTCTTACGCTTTTAATAATTGTTATGTAAAAGAATGCGAATTGGAGGAAGTTCCCGAAACGCTCGTTCTTTTAGATATAGGTCATCAGGGAAGCAGATTCTTATTCATAAAAGACGGGCTTTACCATTCGGCGAGAGATATAGGCATAGGCTGTGATTACATTTTAAAAACGCTGCAAAAACAACTCAAAATAGATTTTGGACAAGCGACCTCCATAATGTTCGGGCAACATGTAGATAAAATTTCACTTGACGATATTCAGAAGGCGCTTCAATTTGTATATGAAGAATTTACATCAGGGTTTGATATGGCTTTTTCCTATTACAAAAAAGATTCCGGCGACAATTCCGTAGAAAAAATTGTGATTTGCGGCGGCGGAGTTTACGCGGCGGGGTTTACAGCATATTTGTCCCGGCATCTTGGTATTGAAGTGACTATCTCCGACCCGTTCTCTTTTTTGAAATACGACGCCGAATTATTTAACGATGCGGATCCGTCTGAATTCTCGGCGCTTTTTTCAATAGCAACCGGTTTGGCGTTACGAGGAGTATAA